A genomic region of Oryza glaberrima chromosome 1, OglaRS2, whole genome shotgun sequence contains the following coding sequences:
- the LOC127756792 gene encoding kinesin-like protein KIN-13B: protein MNGGGRRRYSSEQLMFDVPANAGGGAGKWGQRGGVRRGDGEIFVSVEPTTPARLRGGEAAAAAAGESPGQRQQLSPGLLDLHAFDTELISDFQVPGIGMYDGAQKFGYGNGGFDDSDPTFAPNKQMSKSTVFAESNFLKAFPEKEKAAPVAKIKVVVRKRPLNKKEISKKEEDIIDIEQQSNSLTVHETKLKVDLTEYVEKHEFVFDAVLDEDVSNDEVYRETVEPVVPAIFNRTKATCFAYGQTGSGKTYTMRPLPLKASQDILRLMHHTYRNQGYQLFVSFFEIYGGKLFDLLNERSKLCMREDGKQKVCIVGLQEYRVSDVETIKELIEKGNATRSTGTTGANEESSRSHAILQLAIKKRVDGNDSKPPRLAGKLSFIDLAGSERGADTTDNDKQTRIEGAEINKSLLALKECIRALDNDQTHIPFRGSKLTEVLRDSFIGDSRTVMISCISPSSGSCEHTLNTLRYADRVKSLSKGSNTKKDLSLAAAPLRESSPSLLASAVPSFSSAEVMNDITERSNFGWTKQQYVKEHQAPTFVDRMQKVKEDTEFSLSNGGYFKEQRTKGSVPVGIAEVPDTVYQQGRQPTRKARDITSDNNMRNSIAYPIIRRVVPDEDEHLNELLQEEEDLVSAHRKQVEETLDMIKEEMNLLVEADQPGNQLDDYITRLSGILSQKAAGIVDLQARLAQFQRRLNENNVLLYAQCP, encoded by the exons tgaACGGGGGCGGTCGCCGGCGATACTCCTCGGAGCAGCTCATGTTCGACGTCCCCGCCAATgccgggggcggcgccggcaagtggGGCCAG CGCGGTGGGGTGCGGCGCGGGGATGGGGAGATCTTCGTGTCGGTGGagccgacgacgccggcgcggctgcggggaggggaggcggcggctgcggcggcgggggagtcGCCGGGGCAGAGGCAGCAGCTCAGCCCCGGGCTGCTCGATCTCCACGCCTTCGACACCGAGCTTATCAGCGAT TTTCAAGTGCCAGGGATTGGCATGTATGATGGTGCCCAAAAATTTGGCTATGGCAATGGAGGCTTTGATGATTCAGACCCAACCTTCGCTCCAAATAAACAGATGAGCAAATCCACTGTTTTTGCTGAAAGTAATTTCCTCAAGGCCTTCCCTGAGAAAGAGAAGGCAGCTCCTGTTGCGAAAATCAAAGTGGTG GTCCGCAAAAGACCACTTAATAAGAAGGAGATatcaaagaaagaagaagatatCATAGACATTGAACAACAGTCGAACTCCTTGACTGTTCATGAGACCAAACTCAAG GTTGACCTCACTGAATATGTTGAGAAACATGAATTTGTGTTTGATGCTGTCCTAGATGAAGACGTTTCGAATGATGAG GTTTATCGAGAAACAGTGGAACCTGTTGTTCCTGCTATTTTTAATCGTACGAAAGCTACCTGTTTTGCTTATGGACAAACTG GTAGTGGAAAGACCTACACCATGCGTCCACTGCCTCTCAAGGCCTCCCAAGACATTCTGAGATTGATGCATCATACATATCGCAATCAAGGCTATCAGTTATTCGTGAGCTTCTTTGAAATATATGGTGGGAAATTATTTGATCTTCTCAATGAAAGGAG TAAACTTTGCATGAGGGAGGATGGGAAACAGAAAGTTTGCATTGTTGGTTTACAAGAGTATCGGGTGTCTGATGTTGAAACCATAAAGGAGTTGATTGAGAAAGGCAATGCCACCAGAAGTACCGGTACTACTGGTGCAAATGAAGAGTCATCAAGATCCCATGCCATTCTTCAGCTTGCTATTAAAAAGCGTGTTGATGGCAATGACTCAAAACCACCCAGATTGGCTGGCAAGTTGTCGTTTATTGACCTTGCTGGCAGTGAGCGTGGTGCTGATACAACGGACAACGACAAACAAACAAG AATTGAAGGAGCTGAGATCAATAAAAGTTTGCTTGCTTTAAAGGAATGCATCAGAGCACTAGATAATGACCAGACCCACATTCCATTTCGAGGAAGCAAATTAACTGAAGTTTTGCGGGATTCCTTCATTGGGGACTCACGCACTGTCATGATATCATGCATTTCTCCCAGCTCTGGTTCTTGTGAACATACTCTGAACACATTGAGATATGCTGATAG GGTGAAGAGTCTGTCGAAAGGAAGCAACACCAAGAAAGATTTGTCTTTGGCTGCTGCACCTTTAAGGGAGTCAAGTCCTTCCCTATTGGCTTCAGCTGTGCCCTCTTTCTCATCAGCCGAGGTGATGAATGATATCACTGAAAGGAGCAACTTTGGTTGGACCAAGCAACAGTATGTCAAAGAGCACCAAGCACCAACATTTGTGGATAGAATGCAAAAGGTGAAAGAAGATACCGAATTTAGTCTGTCAAATGGTGgttatttcaaggaacaaagaaCAAAGGGTAGTGTGCCAGTGGGCATAGCTGAAGTACCTGATACAGTGTACCAGCAGGGAAGGCAACCAACTAGGAAGGCTCGTGATATAACTTCAGACAATAATATGAGAAATTCCATTGCTTATCCAATTATTAGAAGGGTTGTACcagatgaagatgagcatctGAACGAACTCCTCCAG GAAGAGGAAGATTTGGTTTCTGCTCATCGGAAGCAGGTGGAAGAGACCCTAGACATGATCAAAGAG GAGATGAATTTATTAGTTGAAGCGGATCAACCTGGCAACCAACTAGACGACTACATCACAAGACTAAGCGGTATACTCTCTCAGAAAGCTGCCGGAATTGTCGACTTACAGGCACGTCTTGCGCAGTTCCAGAGGCGCTTAAACGAGAATAATGTGCTGCTATATGCCCAATGCCCTTGA
- the LOC127767963 gene encoding heat stress transcription factor C-1a: MDGLHTELALGLIGCCGGDGQQQTAPFVAKTYQMVCDPRTDALVRWGRDNNSFVVVDPAAFSQLLLPCFFKHGNFSSFVRQLNTYGFRKVHPDRWEFAHESFLRGQTHLLPRIVRRKKRGEGGGGGGGASCSFGGGAGEHQVAAAAASVGMSGEEEDAAEDVLAKEAALFEEVQRLRHEQTAIGEELARMSQRLQATERRPDQLMSFLAKLADDPNAVTGHLLEQAAERKRRRQHLPSHEPTVCPLPPAPPPQPPQPLLALAGAAAMDGTYWWTTEHHHHHQMKPMTVLPSLEPPTASCGVHQVPELGGGGVMGLTTDGEAKVEPPFPFCLLGQAFF, from the exons atggACGGGCTGCACACGGAGCTCGCGCTGGGGCTGATCgggtgctgcggcggcgacgggcagcAGCAGACGGCGCCGTTCGTGGCGAAGACGTACCAGATGGTGTGCGACCCGCGGACGGACGCGCTCGTCCGGTGGGGGAGGGACAACAACagcttcgtcgtcgtcgaccccgccgccttctcgcagctcctcctcccctgctTCTTCAAGCACGGCAACTTCTCCAGCTTCGTCCGCCAACTCAACACCTAC GGATTCCGGAAGGTTCACCCTGACCGGTGGGAGTTCGCGCACGAGTCGTTCCTGCGCGGCCAGACGCACCTGCTGCCGCGCATCGTGCGCCGCAAGAAGcgtggcgagggcggcggtggcggtggcggcgcgtcCTGCTCTttcggtggcggcgccggcgagcaccaggtggctgctgctgcggccagCGTGGGAATgtcgggagaggaggaggatgcggcggaggaCGTGCTGGCCAAGGAGGCCGCGCTGTTCGAGGAGGTGCAGAGGCTGCGGCACGAGCAGACGGCCATCGGGGAGGAGCTGGCGCGGATGAGCCAGCGGCTGCAGGCGACGGAGCGGCGGCCCGACCAGCTCATGTCCTTCCTCGCCAAGCTCGCCGACGACCCCAACGCCGTCACGGGCCACCTCCTCGAGCAGGCCGCCGAGAGGAAGCGCCGGCGCCAGCACCTCCCTTCCCACGAGCCCACCGTCTGtcccctcccgccggcgccgccgccacaacctCCGCAGCCGCTCctggcgctcgccggcgccgcggccatGGACGGCACCTACTGGTGGACGACggagcatcatcatcatcatcagatgaAGCCCATGACGGTGTTGCCATCCTTGGAGCCGCCCACCGCTAGCTGCGGCGTGCACCAAGTGCCGGAGCTCGGGGGTGGCGGCGTGATGGGCTTAACGACGGACGGTGAGGCCAAGGTGGAGCCGCCATTCCCATTCTGTCTACTTGGTCAAGCTTTCTTTTAA
- the LOC127760032 gene encoding uncharacterized protein LOC127760032 gives MMQTLLSGLLAIGRIEESIPAIGRVELDNISLTFIDHQAHVQFTTSTFLCESTRPATTGRLAMPVYALATPSRPAAWWSAPPRGLAPAASPPSVPLPPLSNSISFSSVTAMAPEWSSSSSEPAVERSDSCGYWSSCRVSSHGHHHEAAEDDDPSESEGGGEGAASPRSLAAVSVRRRERIMGRRGGQ, from the exons ATGATGCAGACTCTGCTTTCCGGATTGCTTGCTATTGGAAGAATTGAGGAGTCGATCCCTGCTATTGGAAGAGTTGAGCTAGATAACATATCACTCACA TTCATAGATCATCAGGCACACGTTCAATTCACAACAAGTACTTTTCTTTGCGAATCCACAAGGCCTGCTacgaccggccgcctcgccatGCCAGTATATGCCTTGGCGACCCCTTCCCGACCAGCGGCGTggtggtcggcgccgccgcggggtcTTGCGCCGGCCGCATCCCCGCCCTCAgtaccgctgccgccgctgtcgaACTCCATATCCTTCTCGAGCgtgacggcgatggcgccggagtggtcatcctcgtcgtcggagCCCGCGGTCGAGCGCTCCGACTCCTGCGGCTACTGGTCCAGCTGTCGCGTGAGCAGCCACGGTCACCACCACGAGGCCGCCGAAGACGACGACCCGTCGGAgagtgaaggcggcggcgagggcgccgcctcgccgaggTCGCTGGCCGCAGTCAGTGTccgaagaagagagaggataatgggaagaagaggagggcagtga
- the LOC127767581 gene encoding transcription repressor OFP3-like: MYTLYTSTPSPSTGFLLHSLSHAISIRHFTRCKPHSREAYKEAQTKPRREINQKKTPLSPPQPISKHPKNTAMHTPFVDKSPHRRLDGLGAGGWLKQRLAQILVRSTCTTNTTTTTTTTSSTAFVSLDKTNADTHQEPPPPPSPYFCTPCTYQRPKLDAPGRPRRRRRSASLVHISIDCTGGAGATSGRRSVHSDAPLLPYSSSLPTKDGRKQSRARRKARSSPSTSRRHCPSSSWGRARLPRGAPGQYSSSSSTVTDDELAPFSTDEEGGEEADTRTLFSSLSFSSDSTSEFYHTNSSSSLARKGHKNAPARRPPARRASARITSDPADAFRPVVSVAATKKQHNDMKKKEETAIKRQLGTDEDTAAGADMAVVKRSSNPYADFRSSMVEMVVERRICSVPEMEELLGSYLSLNSPQHHPAILAAFEDVWEAVFGEE, from the coding sequence ATGTACACTTTGTACACTTCTACCCCCTCCCCTTCTACCGGCTTCCTACTGCATTCTCTGTCTCATGCAATCTCCATTAGACATTTCACACGATGCAAACCACACTCCCGAGAAGCTTATAAGGAGGCGCAAACCAAGCCGCGACGTGagataaaccaaaaaaaaactccactCTCCCCTCCTCAACCCATTTCCAAACACCCAAAGAATACCGCGATGCACACGCCTTTCGTGGACAAgagcccccaccgccgcctcgacggcTTGGGCGCCGGTGGCTGGCTGAAGCAGAGGCTGGCTCAGATCCTAGTGCGCTCTACTTGcaccaccaacaccaccaccacgacaACGACCACCTCGTCCACGGCCTTCGTCAGCCTCGACAAGACCAATGCCGACACGCACcaagaaccgccgccgccgccctcgccgtacTTCTGCACCCCCTGCACCTACCAGAGGCCCAAGCTTGATGCCCCCGGCCgtccccgccgacgccgacgcagcGCGTCGCTGGTCCACATCTCCATCGACTGCACCGGCGGGGCCGGggccacctccggccgccgctccgtccACTCCGACGCGCCCCTCCTGCCGTActcgtcgtcgttgccgacGAAGGATGGCAGGAAACAGAGCAGGGCAAGGAGAAAGGCGCGCTCTTCGCCGTCGACATCCAGGCGGCATTGCCCGTCGTCCTCCTGGGGCCGCGCGCGGCTCCCGAGGGGGGCACCGGGGCAGTACAGCTCCTCGTCGTCCACGGTGACCGACGACGAGCTCGCGCCGTTCAGCACcgacgaggagggcggcgaggaggctgaCACGAGGACGCTCTTCTCGTCCCTCAGCTTCTCCTCCGACTCCACCTCGGAGTTCTACCacaccaacagcagcagcagcctcgcCAGGAAGGGCCACAAGAacgcgccggcgcgccgcccgccggcgcggcgcgcgtcgGCGAGGATCACCAGCGACCCGGCCGACGCCTTCCGGCCGGTGGTATCCGTGGCGGCGACGAAGAAGCAGCACAACGAcatgaagaagaaggaggagacggcgatCAAGAGGCAGCTGGGCACGGACGAagacaccgccgccggcgcggatATGGCGGTGGTGAAGCGGTCGAGCAACCCGTACGCCGACTTCCGGAGCTCGATGGTGGAGATGGTCGTGGAGCGGCGCATCTGCAGCGTGCCGGAGATGGAGGAGCTCCTGGGGTCGTACCTCTCGCTCAACTCGCCGCAGCACCACCCGGCCATCCTCGCCGCCTTCGAGGACGTATGGGAGGCCGTCTTCGGCGAGGAGTGA